From the Desulfosarcina sp. BuS5 genome, one window contains:
- the pncB gene encoding nicotinate phosphoribosyltransferase, whose amino-acid sequence MLASILDNDFYKFTMQNAIVKLFPRAKVRYNFINRGKNRFPDGFDKYLQENINKLTELKLTSSELFFLKEKCSYLDPTYIDFLQGYRFDSNEVKIALKDGTLEVTIAGYWYRTILWEVPLLAIISELFFRLTGRKTYSQKDILLIAQKKALKYNQLGVKIAEFGTRRRYSYKNQDIVVNVLSQYGSSSFIGTSNVHFAMKYSLIPIGTHAHEWFMFHGAKYGYKMANRLAMEHWVDIYRGNLGIALSDTYTSKIFFKDFDIKFAKLFDGVRHDSGDPIEFANRTIAHYKKFNINPNSKTIIFSDGLNPDKVEEIADFCRNKINISFGIGTDFTNDVGVEPLNIVIKMVEAKPECHEWTPTVKLSDTVEKYIGGRRPIQLCKDILNIRSLEDNQSKEVTKC is encoded by the coding sequence ATGCTTGCCTCAATATTAGATAATGATTTCTACAAGTTCACAATGCAAAATGCTATTGTGAAACTTTTCCCGCGCGCCAAGGTACGATATAATTTTATTAATAGAGGAAAAAACAGATTCCCCGATGGTTTTGATAAATATCTGCAGGAAAACATCAACAAGCTGACGGAGCTGAAACTCACCTCTTCAGAACTATTTTTTTTAAAAGAAAAATGTTCATATCTTGATCCTACTTATATAGATTTTCTCCAAGGTTACAGGTTCGACAGTAACGAAGTAAAGATAGCTTTAAAAGATGGAACTTTAGAAGTAACAATTGCGGGATACTGGTATCGTACTATCCTCTGGGAAGTTCCTTTGCTGGCAATAATTTCTGAGTTATTTTTCAGGTTGACCGGCAGAAAGACATACTCTCAAAAAGATATATTGCTAATTGCCCAAAAAAAGGCTTTAAAATATAATCAACTTGGAGTTAAAATAGCCGAGTTCGGCACCAGACGAAGATATTCATACAAAAATCAGGATATTGTTGTAAATGTACTATCACAATACGGATCTTCCTCATTTATAGGCACAAGCAATGTTCATTTTGCTATGAAATACAGTCTCATTCCTATTGGAACTCACGCCCATGAATGGTTTATGTTTCATGGAGCAAAATACGGTTATAAAATGGCAAACAGATTGGCCATGGAGCATTGGGTCGATATTTATCGGGGGAATCTTGGAATAGCATTATCAGATACTTATACTTCAAAAATTTTTTTCAAGGATTTTGATATAAAATTTGCCAAACTTTTTGACGGCGTGCGGCACGATTCAGGTGATCCGATCGAATTTGCAAACAGGACAATAGCGCATTATAAAAAATTTAATATAAATCCGAATTCAAAAACGATAATTTTTTCTGATGGATTAAATCCGGATAAAGTAGAGGAAATTGCTGATTTTTGCCGCAACAAAATTAATATTTCTTTTGGAATCGGCACTGATTTTACAAATGATGTCGGAGTTGAGCCATTAAATATCGTCATAAAGATGGTTGAGGCAAAACCTGAATGTCATGAGTGGACACCAACAGTTAAATTGTCTGATACCGTTGAAAAATATATCGGCGGACGCAGACCTATTCAATTATGCAAGGACATTTTGAATATAAGATCCTTAGAAGATAATCAATCAAAAGAGGTTACAAAATGTTAG
- a CDS encoding CBS and ACT domain-containing protein gives MLVKNWMGTEIRSINADETIERAAKLHKDNNTGVLLVFDNSKLVGIVADKDFAKASVSEFLTMDKREVQHLLSTIKVRQIMSHHPLTVTREHTMDETAEILLKHKVSAAPVLDDDGKVVGIINRNDILQFLKSVTGGDQIGYQLNFSVPDKANCITEIINIIKDYTGRIWNIVCSYHGVSYGFRRVSIRVYNVDPDNILELLKRVKEKTPELYVIDYIQNTRGVFKD, from the coding sequence ATGTTAGTTAAAAACTGGATGGGTACAGAGATAAGATCAATCAACGCCGATGAGACCATAGAGCGTGCTGCGAAGCTTCACAAGGATAACAATACCGGAGTGCTGCTCGTATTTGATAACAGCAAACTGGTGGGAATTGTGGCCGACAAGGATTTTGCCAAAGCATCGGTCTCCGAATTCCTCACCATGGATAAAAGAGAAGTTCAACATCTTCTTTCTACGATTAAAGTTAGACAGATAATGTCACATCATCCATTGACGGTTACTCGTGAGCATACGATGGATGAGACTGCCGAAATCCTCTTGAAACACAAGGTATCCGCAGCTCCGGTATTAGATGATGACGGAAAAGTAGTGGGAATTATCAACCGCAACGATATCCTGCAGTTCCTGAAGTCGGTCACAGGAGGAGATCAAATAGGCTACCAGCTTAACTTCAGTGTGCCGGATAAAGCTAATTGTATCACCGAAATTATCAATATAATAAAAGATTATACTGGAAGGATCTGGAATATAGTATGTTCCTACCATGGAGTCTCATATGGTTTTCGCAGAGTATCCATACGTGTTTATAATGTAGATCCCGATAATATACTAGAACTGTTGAAGCGTGTGAAGGAGAAGACGCCTGAACTCTATGTTATAGATTATATTCAAAACACTAGAGGCGTCTTTAAAGATTGA